Proteins encoded within one genomic window of Vicinamibacterales bacterium:
- a CDS encoding redoxin domain-containing protein has product MRFIERAVIVAAAVLMAAATASAQDRPVPEFIVRNSADQEVASSVMSVQPKWLLVYVAPECRPCNALMRALPKWQSAELMVRVVLVVAGSHAGAKAWIEKTLPADMQTLTWYADPERRAAKALELTGAPVLIGVRNGNLEWQLGGVLNNPAALESVVRSWVEDRK; this is encoded by the coding sequence ATGCGGTTCATCGAGAGAGCAGTGATCGTGGCGGCGGCGGTTCTGATGGCGGCTGCCACCGCGTCGGCGCAGGATCGACCTGTGCCCGAATTCATCGTCCGCAATTCGGCGGACCAGGAAGTGGCCAGCAGCGTCATGTCGGTGCAGCCCAAGTGGCTGCTGGTGTACGTGGCGCCCGAATGCCGTCCCTGCAACGCGTTGATGCGCGCGCTGCCGAAGTGGCAGAGCGCGGAGCTGATGGTGCGCGTCGTGCTCGTCGTCGCCGGCAGCCATGCCGGCGCGAAGGCGTGGATCGAGAAGACGCTGCCGGCGGACATGCAGACGCTGACGTGGTACGCGGATCCCGAGCGCCGCGCGGCGAAGGCGCTGGAGCTGACCGGCGCCCCGGTGCTGATCGGCGTGCGCAACGGAAACCTGGAGTGGCAGCTCGGCGGGGTGCTCAACAATCCGGCGGCGCTCGAATCGGTCGTCCGCAGCTGGGTGGAGGATCGGAAATGA
- a CDS encoding type 1 glutamine amidotransferase domain-containing protein: protein MAGELKNTRVAALVDNGFEQVELTEPRKALEAAGATVHVVSPQQGKVKGWNHTQWGDEVAVDAPLESASADGYDALLLPGGVINPDRLRMNPKAVAFVKAFVDSGRPIAAICHGPWTLIEAGGVKGRKVTSWPSLRSDLTNAGAHWVDQECVTDNGLVTSRKPDDIPAFNRKMIEEFGEGRHDRGRNREMAGAPR, encoded by the coding sequence TTGGCAGGTGAACTGAAGAATACGCGCGTCGCCGCGCTGGTGGACAACGGATTCGAACAGGTCGAGCTGACCGAGCCCAGGAAGGCGCTGGAAGCCGCGGGGGCCACCGTGCACGTGGTATCGCCGCAGCAGGGAAAAGTGAAGGGCTGGAACCACACCCAGTGGGGCGACGAGGTCGCGGTGGACGCGCCGCTGGAGAGTGCGTCCGCGGATGGGTATGACGCGCTGCTGCTGCCCGGCGGCGTGATCAATCCCGACCGGCTGCGCATGAACCCGAAAGCGGTGGCGTTCGTGAAGGCGTTCGTCGACAGCGGGCGTCCGATCGCGGCGATCTGCCACGGCCCGTGGACGCTGATCGAAGCCGGCGGCGTCAAGGGCCGGAAGGTCACGTCGTGGCCGTCGCTCCGCTCGGATCTCACGAACGCCGGGGCGCACTGGGTCGATCAGGAGTGCGTGACCGACAACGGGCTCGTCACCTCACGGAAGCCGGACGACATCCCGGCGTTCAACAGGAAGATGATCGAGGAGTTCGGCGAAGGGCGGCACGATCGCGGCAGGAACCGCGAGATGGCCGGCGCGCCGCGCTAG
- a CDS encoding DUF3618 domain-containing protein — MDDTTGRLGDRLAQDETEIRTQEIREEIAQTRMEMSETIEAIEERLRPSNLVAQAGETVRNAATDKVKSMANTAGQAADRVMDTSFAQTVKGNPIPVAMIGVGAAWLLMNRRNDGRRHSRMRRYGSYRTGTGYGSESAYDAGETDWGRDNPGIAVGTTGAYGDYGSLGGESSRVPEFAGDIRPYRREPQRAMHLERVIRDNPLVVGAAAALVGIAIGMSLPASDTENRLMGEARDNVVERAREAAGEAAERVQDVAGKAADAAMQVRDAARRATGTEGDPGWSGDPNRRTSTSG; from the coding sequence ATGGACGACACGACAGGGCGCCTAGGCGATCGGCTCGCGCAGGACGAAACCGAGATCCGCACGCAGGAGATTCGCGAAGAGATCGCGCAGACGCGGATGGAGATGTCGGAAACGATCGAGGCGATCGAGGAGCGGCTGAGGCCGTCGAACCTCGTGGCGCAGGCGGGCGAAACGGTACGAAACGCGGCAACCGACAAGGTGAAGAGCATGGCGAATACAGCAGGGCAGGCGGCGGACCGGGTGATGGACACCTCGTTCGCGCAGACGGTGAAGGGGAATCCGATCCCGGTGGCGATGATCGGCGTCGGGGCCGCCTGGCTGCTGATGAACCGCCGCAACGACGGGCGGCGGCACTCGCGGATGCGGCGCTACGGCAGCTATCGCACGGGGACCGGCTACGGAAGCGAGAGCGCCTACGACGCCGGCGAGACCGACTGGGGGCGTGACAACCCCGGCATCGCGGTCGGCACGACCGGCGCGTATGGCGACTACGGGAGCCTGGGCGGCGAGTCGTCGCGCGTGCCCGAGTTCGCCGGCGACATCCGGCCGTACCGGCGCGAACCACAGCGCGCGATGCACCTCGAGCGCGTGATCCGCGACAATCCGCTCGTGGTCGGCGCCGCGGCAGCGCTGGTGGGGATCGCGATCGGCATGTCGCTGCCGGCCAGCGACACGGAGAACCGGCTCATGGGCGAAGCGCGCGACAACGTGGTCGAGCGCGCGCGCGAAGCCGCGGGCGAGGCGGCCGAACGGGTCCAGGACGTCGCCGGCAAGGCGGCTGACGCCGCGATGCAGGTCCGTGACGCGGCGCGGCGCGCAACCGGCACCGAGGGAGATCCCGGGTGGAGCGGCGATCCGAACCGGCGCACCTCGACCTCCGGCTAG
- a CDS encoding phage holin family protein codes for MPPQDNRSLGDLMAELSGETARLVRKEVELATTEMTAKARTAGGHAATAAIGGALAHAGLLVLAAAIVIALSQLGVPAWLSALIVALAAIAIGYGLVAKGASGLRNTSVVPTQAIQSLKEDAKWTTRQGA; via the coding sequence ATGCCTCCGCAAGACAATCGCTCGCTCGGCGACTTGATGGCCGAGCTGTCCGGCGAAACCGCGCGTCTCGTAAGAAAGGAAGTCGAGCTCGCGACGACGGAGATGACGGCGAAGGCGCGCACCGCCGGCGGGCACGCGGCGACCGCCGCGATCGGCGGGGCGCTCGCCCACGCCGGACTGCTCGTGCTGGCCGCCGCGATCGTCATCGCCCTGTCGCAGCTCGGCGTTCCCGCCTGGCTCTCCGCCCTCATCGTCGCGCTCGCCGCGATCGCGATCGGCTACGGACTCGTTGCCAAGGGTGCCAGCGGGCTCCGCAATACCAGCGTCGTCCCGACGCAGGCCATTCAAAGTCTCAAGGAGGATGCGAAATGGACGACACGACAGGGCGCCTAG
- a CDS encoding polymer-forming cytoskeletal protein, with protein MQTGAGLNIKGELSATEDITIHGTFEGTIDLPKHRLVAAEGSRVNASVTALSVTIDGRLEGHITAETVDIGPKANVDASLITTKLALEEGATFNGAVNTERARAAANIAKHRNANAPAPSKEATLAK; from the coding sequence ATGCAAACCGGGGCTGGACTGAACATCAAGGGCGAACTGTCGGCGACGGAAGACATCACCATCCACGGCACGTTCGAAGGCACGATCGATCTCCCGAAGCATCGGCTCGTCGCGGCCGAAGGGTCGCGCGTGAACGCATCGGTCACCGCGCTGTCCGTCACGATCGACGGCCGGCTCGAGGGGCACATCACCGCGGAAACCGTCGACATCGGCCCGAAGGCGAACGTGGACGCGAGCCTCATCACCACCAAGCTCGCGCTCGAGGAAGGCGCGACGTTCAACGGTGCGGTGAACACCGAACGGGCGCGCGCCGCCGCCAACATCGCCAAGCACCGCAACGCGAACGCCCCGGCTCCGAGCAAGGAAGCGACGCTCGCCAAGTAG
- a CDS encoding DEAD/DEAH box helicase produces MSLSRAVARQVPPAVRAKGLEYFGRGAVVHADAATASLVDAIVRGTRPYRVKLWREKGTLLGSCECKYFVDRGEICKHIWAVLLEAERNGYLTKPSEDLSRLRLVPDGMPGPEAARRHSPEWERFFQEVSQKLARDEADVRPPRFHDAEIIYAIDRNASLAGASVALDLMSRRRRSNGKWSKPKPAGVSTRDVATLPDPIDREIVPLLLGASDVYGSGYVGDLGRASFRLAGPLVDRVLPLIAQSGRAVLRIRRQPTDELIPLTWDDGPPWIFRLEVGHLSRDESVSIDGALERGSDRLLIREPTMVLPSGYLVHAGRLARLDARGAFTLLAQLRGTGPLSIPPGATGQLVDILARSGVDPADLPEELQFEVVAHSPMPIVQVRADERGGAPSLLATVTFDYEGVGVDPGAGTTTFDRERRRLVRRDLAFEERALRRLTEVGFTRRWDFGFARHALSIAPPQLPVAVRVLTAEGWRVEAEGRAFRPAQSMRSEVRSGIDWFELHGIVDFGGGLTAPLPRLLEAARQGKTTVTLDDGSEGMVPEDWLRRFAGIVSAGEESGDHVRFKVSQAALLDAALASQPAVSFDERFMLARQELATLGGGLEPLEPAPSFVGQLRDYQRDALGWFTFLRRFRFGGCLADDMGLGKTVMVLAWLDRLRATREAKGPSLVVVPRSVVFNWIDEAARFAPDLKVLDFSGADRSVEQVRGHHLVLTTYGTLRRDALLLKDVEFEYAILDEAQAVKNANTAGSKAARLLRARHRLALSGTPIENHLGELWSLFDFLNPGMLGTSSSFARHGVAAARRDPAALDVLSRGVRPFILRRTKAQVAPELPPRSELTIRCELQGTQRELYDELRDHYRAALLNRILRDGMQKSKMQILEALLRLRQAACHPGLVDPRRADGPSAKFDALVPQLAEVREEGHKCLVFSQFTSLLALLRKRLDADAVDYEYLDGKTRDREERVKRFQEDPTCSVFLISLKAGGLGLNLTAAEYVFLLDPWWNPAVEAQAIDRAHRIGQTRHVFAYRLLAADTVEDKIVELQQTKRELADAIVRADTGLLRSLKPEDLEVLLS; encoded by the coding sequence ATGTCCCTTTCGCGGGCCGTAGCCCGCCAGGTACCTCCCGCCGTACGTGCCAAGGGGCTGGAGTACTTCGGCCGCGGCGCGGTGGTGCACGCCGATGCCGCGACCGCGTCCCTCGTCGATGCCATCGTGCGCGGAACTCGGCCGTATCGCGTGAAACTGTGGCGCGAGAAAGGGACGCTTCTCGGATCCTGCGAGTGCAAGTACTTCGTGGACCGCGGCGAGATCTGCAAGCACATCTGGGCGGTGCTGCTCGAGGCCGAGAGGAATGGGTATCTGACCAAACCGTCCGAGGACCTGTCGCGGCTGCGGCTGGTGCCCGACGGCATGCCTGGTCCCGAGGCCGCCAGGCGCCACTCGCCGGAATGGGAGCGATTCTTCCAGGAGGTCTCGCAGAAGCTCGCGCGCGACGAGGCGGACGTGCGGCCGCCCCGTTTCCATGACGCCGAGATCATCTATGCGATCGACCGCAATGCCTCGCTCGCCGGCGCGTCCGTCGCGCTGGATCTGATGTCACGCCGGCGCCGCAGCAACGGCAAGTGGAGCAAGCCGAAGCCGGCCGGCGTCTCGACCCGCGACGTCGCCACGCTGCCGGATCCGATCGATCGCGAGATCGTCCCGCTGCTGCTCGGCGCGAGCGACGTGTATGGATCCGGCTACGTCGGCGATCTCGGACGGGCGTCGTTCCGCCTCGCCGGCCCGCTCGTCGATCGCGTGCTGCCGCTGATCGCGCAGTCCGGGCGCGCCGTGCTGCGCATCCGGCGCCAGCCGACCGACGAACTGATCCCGCTGACGTGGGACGACGGACCGCCGTGGATCTTCCGGCTCGAGGTCGGCCACCTCTCGCGCGACGAGAGCGTCTCGATCGACGGCGCGCTCGAGCGCGGATCCGACCGGCTGCTGATTCGCGAGCCGACGATGGTGCTGCCGAGCGGCTATCTGGTGCACGCCGGCCGGCTGGCGCGGCTCGACGCGCGCGGCGCCTTCACGCTCCTCGCGCAGCTGCGGGGAACCGGGCCGCTCTCGATCCCGCCGGGCGCGACCGGACAGCTGGTCGACATCCTGGCGCGTTCCGGCGTCGATCCCGCGGACCTGCCCGAAGAACTGCAGTTCGAGGTGGTCGCGCACTCGCCGATGCCGATCGTGCAGGTGCGCGCCGACGAGCGCGGCGGCGCGCCGAGCCTGCTGGCGACCGTGACGTTCGACTACGAAGGGGTCGGCGTCGATCCCGGCGCGGGGACGACGACGTTCGATCGCGAGCGGCGGCGGCTGGTGCGGCGCGACCTCGCGTTCGAGGAGCGGGCGCTTCGCCGCCTGACGGAGGTCGGGTTCACCCGGCGATGGGATTTCGGCTTCGCGCGGCATGCGCTGAGCATCGCGCCGCCGCAGCTCCCCGTCGCCGTCCGCGTGCTCACCGCCGAGGGCTGGCGGGTGGAGGCCGAGGGACGCGCCTTCCGCCCGGCGCAGTCGATGCGCTCGGAGGTGCGATCCGGCATCGACTGGTTCGAGCTGCACGGCATCGTCGACTTCGGCGGGGGACTCACCGCGCCGCTGCCGCGGCTGCTCGAAGCGGCCCGGCAGGGGAAGACCACCGTCACGCTGGACGACGGCAGCGAAGGGATGGTGCCGGAGGATTGGCTGCGGCGCTTCGCCGGCATCGTGAGCGCCGGCGAGGAATCGGGCGATCACGTGCGCTTCAAGGTGTCGCAGGCGGCGCTGCTCGACGCCGCGCTCGCGTCGCAGCCGGCGGTCAGCTTCGACGAGCGCTTCATGCTGGCGCGTCAGGAGCTGGCCACGCTCGGCGGCGGCCTCGAACCGCTCGAGCCCGCCCCGTCGTTCGTGGGGCAGCTGCGCGACTACCAGCGTGACGCGCTCGGCTGGTTCACGTTCCTGCGGCGGTTCCGCTTCGGCGGCTGCCTGGCGGACGACATGGGACTCGGCAAGACCGTCATGGTGCTGGCCTGGCTGGATCGGCTGCGCGCCACGCGTGAAGCCAAAGGGCCGTCGCTCGTCGTCGTGCCGCGATCCGTCGTGTTCAACTGGATCGACGAGGCCGCCCGCTTCGCGCCAGACTTGAAAGTGCTGGATTTCAGCGGCGCGGATCGATCGGTCGAACAGGTTCGAGGGCATCATCTGGTGCTCACCACCTACGGCACGCTGCGCCGCGACGCGCTGCTCTTGAAGGACGTCGAGTTCGAGTACGCGATTCTCGACGAGGCGCAGGCGGTGAAGAACGCCAACACCGCCGGATCGAAGGCGGCGCGGCTCCTGCGCGCGCGACACCGCCTGGCGCTGAGCGGCACGCCGATCGAGAACCATCTCGGCGAGCTGTGGAGCCTGTTCGACTTCCTCAATCCGGGGATGCTCGGGACGTCCTCGTCGTTCGCGCGGCATGGCGTGGCCGCGGCGCGGCGCGATCCCGCGGCGCTGGACGTGCTGTCGCGCGGCGTGCGCCCGTTCATCCTCCGCCGGACGAAGGCGCAGGTCGCGCCGGAGCTGCCGCCGCGCAGCGAGCTGACGATCCGCTGCGAGCTGCAGGGCACGCAGCGCGAGCTGTACGACGAGCTGCGCGATCACTACCGCGCCGCGCTGCTCAACCGGATCCTGCGCGACGGGATGCAGAAGTCCAAGATGCAGATCCTCGAGGCGCTGCTGCGCCTGCGCCAGGCGGCGTGCCATCCCGGGCTGGTCGATCCGCGCCGCGCGGACGGTCCGTCGGCGAAGTTCGACGCGCTCGTGCCGCAGCTCGCGGAAGTCCGCGAGGAAGGGCACAAGTGCCTGGTGTTCTCGCAGTTCACCAGCCTGCTCGCGCTGCTGCGCAAGCGGCTGGACGCCGACGCCGTCGACTACGAGTATCTGGACGGGAAGACGCGCGACCGTGAGGAGCGGGTGAAGCGGTTTCAGGAGGATCCGACCTGCAGCGTGTTCCTGATCAGCCTCAAGGCGGGCGGCCTGGGGTTGAATCTCACCGCGGCGGAATACGTGTTCCTGCTCGACCCCTGGTGGAACCCGGCCGTCGAGGCGCAGGCGATCGATCGCGCGCACCGCATCGGGCAGACGCGGCACGTGTTCGCCTATCGGCTGCTGGCGGCGGACACGGTGGAGGACAAGATCGTCGAGCTGCAGCAGACCAAGCGCGAGCTGGCCGACGCGATCGTCCGGGCGGACACGGGTCTGCTGCGCAGCCTGAAGCCGGAAGACCTCGAGGTTCTGCTGAGTTGA
- a CDS encoding hemerythrin domain-containing protein: MAKRTSRKQTKPSRKSAGNTGRTRGAARKKATPARRAKTATARRKTAARAAATRTTRRRKPPEPSRLSSAKTAVKGAVANAVAAVARRLPGASADVDAITLLETDHRRLQDLLKRGEDTTDRARTARRDLLNTITAELAAHELIEEQLLYPALKQYPEAREIVLEGFQEHHVADLIVKELHAVATDDERWGAKFKVLKENIEHHIQEEEGPMFRTARGVMSREELQALGTQMARMKAEAARR, encoded by the coding sequence TTGGCCAAGCGAACGTCTCGAAAGCAGACAAAACCGAGCAGAAAAAGCGCCGGCAATACAGGGCGGACGCGCGGCGCCGCGCGCAAGAAGGCCACCCCCGCGCGCAGAGCGAAGACCGCCACCGCGCGCCGCAAGACCGCCGCGCGCGCGGCCGCGACCCGGACGACGCGGCGGCGCAAACCGCCGGAACCCTCCCGCCTCTCCTCCGCCAAGACCGCCGTCAAGGGGGCGGTCGCGAACGCCGTCGCCGCGGTCGCCAGGCGGCTGCCCGGCGCGTCCGCGGACGTGGACGCCATCACCCTCCTCGAAACCGATCACCGCCGTCTGCAGGACCTGCTGAAGCGCGGCGAGGACACGACGGATCGCGCCAGGACCGCGCGCCGCGACCTGCTCAACACCATCACCGCGGAGCTGGCCGCGCACGAACTGATCGAAGAGCAGCTGCTCTACCCTGCGCTGAAGCAGTATCCGGAAGCCCGCGAGATCGTGCTCGAGGGATTCCAGGAGCATCACGTCGCCGATCTGATCGTCAAGGAGCTGCACGCGGTCGCGACGGACGACGAACGTTGGGGCGCCAAGTTCAAGGTGCTGAAAGAGAACATCGAGCACCACATCCAGGAGGAAGAAGGCCCGATGTTCCGCACCGCGCGCGGCGTGATGTCGCGCGAGGAGCTGCAGGCCCTCGGCACGCAGATGGCACGCATGAAAGCGGAGGCCGCCCGCCGCTGA
- a CDS encoding ABC transporter permease, with the protein MLRDLKFALHLIVKDRWYSAVAIIALALGIGVNATVFTLVNAVLLRGLPYKDSDKLYMLSAQPRQGGRSLISPMELDDWREQARSFTALAAFTVSGANVADDRAAPQSVRSTRLSANAFSLLGQQPLFGRDFAPGDDAPGAERVVLLGYALWKNRYGDDRSVIGKSLRIDGKPATIVGVMPDGMMFPSNAEMWVPLVRAPEDKRSSRYVQVFGRLRDGVTKAQAQTELNGIAARLAAAYPDTNKEHPKANVETFNERFNGGPIRTVMLAMMGAVSFVLLIACANVANLLLSRSVHRSREIAVRIALGATRWRVVRQLLIESICLGVMGGAIGLGLAVIGVRLFDRAVEGSGKPYWVIFTFDATVFAFLAAICVLTGIIFGLAPALQVTKTNVNDVLKEGGRGNAGGMRARWLTGTMVVLELALTLVLLVGAGLMIRSFMKLYTLDLGIKTDNLLTIGLGLSNTKYPNAEARRTFYDSFAPRLATIPGVQSVAFTTSVPPFGSGTRQYELEGEPVRGAEQEAPRVSTVVVSPGFFDTVGVQLRRGRVFHDNDGNAGAETVIINERFAAEVFKNEDPIGRRLRFVQTPPPGQAADKPQPPAVWRTVVGISPTIRHANSQDAQPTNVVYIPARQEPPGFSNILVRTALPPGSVMSAVREQMRSVDPDQPVQNVQTMGQMLDRQMWPYRVFGSLFAIFAAIALVMSAVGLYAVMAYSVTQRRTEIGVRMALGANDSNVRWLILRRGLWQMGLGLAIGLAGAFGLSRVLRTLLVQVTPTDPLTFVVITVLLTGVAMAACLIPARRASRVDPLVALRAE; encoded by the coding sequence ATGCTCAGAGATCTCAAGTTCGCGCTCCATCTGATCGTCAAGGACCGCTGGTATTCCGCCGTGGCGATCATCGCCCTGGCGCTCGGCATCGGCGTGAACGCTACGGTGTTCACGCTGGTGAACGCGGTGCTGCTGCGCGGCCTGCCCTACAAGGACTCCGACAAGCTCTACATGCTGTCGGCGCAGCCGAGGCAGGGCGGGCGATCGCTGATCTCTCCGATGGAGCTCGACGACTGGCGCGAGCAGGCGCGCAGCTTCACCGCCCTCGCCGCCTTCACCGTGTCGGGCGCCAACGTCGCCGACGATCGCGCCGCGCCGCAGTCGGTCCGCTCCACCCGGCTCTCGGCGAATGCGTTCAGCCTGCTCGGGCAGCAGCCGCTGTTCGGGCGCGACTTCGCCCCCGGTGACGACGCCCCGGGAGCCGAGCGCGTGGTGCTGCTCGGCTACGCGCTGTGGAAGAACCGCTACGGCGACGACCGCAGCGTGATCGGCAAGTCGCTGCGAATCGACGGCAAGCCGGCGACGATCGTCGGCGTGATGCCCGACGGGATGATGTTCCCGTCGAACGCGGAGATGTGGGTGCCGCTGGTGCGCGCGCCCGAAGACAAGCGCAGCTCCCGCTACGTGCAGGTGTTCGGACGGCTGCGCGACGGGGTGACGAAAGCGCAGGCGCAGACCGAGTTGAACGGCATCGCGGCGCGCCTGGCGGCGGCGTATCCCGACACCAACAAGGAACACCCCAAGGCCAATGTCGAGACGTTCAACGAGCGTTTCAACGGCGGCCCGATCCGGACGGTGATGCTCGCGATGATGGGCGCGGTGAGCTTCGTGCTGCTCATCGCCTGCGCCAACGTGGCAAACCTCCTCCTGTCACGTTCGGTGCACCGCTCGCGCGAGATCGCCGTCCGGATCGCCCTCGGCGCCACCCGCTGGCGCGTCGTCCGTCAGCTGCTGATCGAGAGCATCTGTCTCGGCGTCATGGGCGGCGCGATCGGGCTCGGGCTCGCGGTGATCGGCGTGCGGCTGTTCGACCGCGCGGTCGAGGGCTCGGGCAAGCCCTACTGGGTCATCTTCACGTTCGACGCGACGGTGTTCGCGTTCCTCGCCGCCATCTGCGTCCTGACCGGCATCATCTTCGGCCTCGCGCCGGCGCTGCAGGTCACGAAGACGAACGTGAACGACGTGCTGAAGGAAGGGGGGCGCGGCAATGCCGGCGGCATGCGCGCGCGCTGGCTCACCGGGACGATGGTGGTGCTCGAACTGGCGCTCACCCTGGTGCTGCTGGTCGGCGCCGGCCTGATGATCCGCAGCTTCATGAAGCTGTACACGCTCGACCTGGGGATCAAGACCGACAACCTGCTGACGATCGGGCTGGGGCTGTCGAACACGAAGTATCCGAACGCGGAGGCGCGGCGGACGTTCTACGACAGTTTCGCCCCGCGCCTGGCGACGATTCCGGGCGTCCAGTCGGTCGCGTTCACGACGAGCGTGCCGCCGTTCGGGTCCGGCACGCGCCAGTACGAGCTCGAAGGGGAGCCGGTGCGCGGCGCGGAGCAGGAGGCGCCGCGGGTCAGCACCGTCGTCGTCAGCCCCGGGTTCTTCGACACCGTCGGGGTGCAGCTGCGGCGCGGGCGGGTGTTCCACGACAACGACGGCAACGCCGGCGCCGAGACCGTGATCATCAACGAGCGCTTCGCGGCGGAGGTGTTCAAGAACGAGGATCCGATCGGGCGCCGGCTGCGGTTCGTCCAGACGCCGCCGCCGGGTCAGGCGGCGGACAAGCCGCAGCCGCCGGCGGTGTGGCGGACGGTCGTCGGCATCAGCCCGACGATCCGGCACGCCAACTCGCAGGACGCGCAGCCGACCAACGTCGTCTACATTCCGGCGCGTCAGGAGCCGCCCGGGTTCAGCAACATCCTCGTCCGCACGGCGCTGCCGCCGGGGAGCGTGATGAGCGCGGTCCGCGAGCAGATGCGCAGCGTCGATCCCGATCAGCCGGTGCAGAACGTGCAGACGATGGGGCAGATGCTCGATCGGCAGATGTGGCCGTACCGCGTGTTCGGCAGCCTGTTCGCGATTTTCGCGGCGATCGCGCTGGTGATGTCGGCGGTGGGGCTGTATGCGGTGATGGCCTACTCGGTGACGCAGCGGCGGACCGAGATCGGCGTGCGGATGGCGCTGGGGGCGAACGACAGCAACGTCCGGTGGCTGATCCTGCGCCGGGGGCTGTGGCAGATGGGGCTGGGTCTGGCGATCGGGCTGGCGGGCGCGTTCGGTCTGAGCCGGGTGCTGCGGACGCTGCTGGTGCAGGTGACGCCGACCGATCCGCTGACGTTCGTGGTGATCACCGTCCTGCTGACGGGGGTGGCGATGGCGGCGTGCCTGATCCCCGCCCGCCGCGCCTCGCGCGTCGATCCCCTCGTCGCCCTCCGCGCGGAATAG